A section of the Oryza sativa Japonica Group chromosome 1, ASM3414082v1 genome encodes:
- the LOC4324827 gene encoding uncharacterized protein, with protein sequence MGIQVAAVTSSPCAVTTSSSSSLSPSSSAAATTSRRHGVLGGVRLSRGQSSLASWSVGMTRRRAGGHQMARRALSASIDSIGSDGGDDEEFLRRIQELAVGLHPGAAGCGWPASVERSASSVGLPLSLRMLKRKKQQQQQQGRWDERLIDCAGESARGAVGRAFSSMVLIIRELQSFTLQMRQALFYEDLQRVLARVHAEMHASFVWLFQHIFSGTPALMVSVMLLLANFTVYSMGDSVAAAATLPPPQPPAATVAMVDTQHAEQSHSHQRFDHASLKTLSIGRTASVGGNSGGGGKVRPVAGATGDGRSDEWSNRQSGAVLPQDASQGTPGAGAEEAVPVSEAMAVEETEDELVIWKRIADEATRMQASVRAEALMDPDTLGQLVAPVEAKLDTEDTAEFAATEERYERAVSEEPDNSLLLSNFAQFLYTVQRDHDRAEHYFKRAVRAEPADAEAMGRYATFLWKARNDLAAAEETYQEAIAAEPSNSHHAAAYAHFLWNTGGDDTCYPLD encoded by the exons ATGGGCATCCAGGTCGCGGCCGTGACGTCGTCGCCATGCGCCGtcacgacgtcgtcgtcgtcgtcgctgtcgcctTCGTCGTCTGCCGCCGCGACGACGTCGCGGCGGCATGGCGTTCTTGGAGGTGTCAGGCTGTCGAGAGGGCAGTCGTCGCTGGCTAGCTGGAGCGTCGGTATGACCCGCCGGCGCGCCGGCGGGCACCAGATGGCAAGGCGCGCTCTCAGCGCTAGCATTGACAGCATCGGGAGCGACGGCGGGGACGACGAGGAGTTCTTGCGGAGGATTCAGGAGCTGGCGGTGGGGCTGCACCCTGGCGCCGCTGGCTGCGGGTGGCCGGCGAGCGTGGAGCGGAGCGCGAGCAGCGTGGGGTTGCCGCTGTCGCTGCGGATGCTCAAgcggaagaagcagcagcagcagcagcagggccgGTGGGACGAGCGGCTGATCGACTGCGCCGGCGAGtccgcgcgcggcgcggtggggcgcGCGTTCTCGTCGATGGTGCTCATCATCCGGGAGCTGCAGAGCTTCACGCTGCAGATGCGGCAGGCGCTCTTCTACGAGGACCTGCAGCGCGTGCTCGCGCGCGTCCACGCCGAGATGCACGCCTCCTTCGTGTGGCTCTTCCAGCACATCTTCTCCGGCACCCCCGCCCTCATGGTCTCCGTGATGCTTCTGCTCGCCAACTTCACCGTCTACTCCATGGGCGACAgcgtcgcggccgccgccacgctcccgCCTCCCCAGCCCCCCGCGGCGACTGTGGCGATGGTCGACACCCAGCACGCGGAGCAGTCTCATTCCCACCAGCGGTTCGACCATGCCTCGCTCAAGACGTTGTCCATCGGCCGAACGGCCTCGGTGGGtggcaacagcggcggcggcggcaaggtgcGGCCGGTCGCCGGGGCAACCGGCGACGGTCGCTCGGACGAGTGGTCAAATCGGCAAAGCGGCGCGGTGTTGCCGCAGGATGCGTCACAGGGTACGCCGGGAGctggcgcggaggaggccgtGCCCGTGTCAGAAGCAATGGCCGTGGAGGAGACAGAGGACGAACTGGTCATCTGGAAAAGGATAGCCGATGAGGCTACCAGGATGCAGGCGAGCGTTCGCGCCGAGGCGCTGATGGACCCGGACACACTGGGGCAGCTCGTGGCGCCGGTGGAGGCCAAGCTGGACACGGAGGACACGGCGGAGttcgcggcgacggaggagcgGTACGAGCGAGCCGTGTCCGAGGAGCCAGACAACTCGCTGCTGCTGTCCAACTTTGCCCAGTTCCTGTACACGGTGCAGCGCGACCACGATCG GGCGGAGCACTACTTCAAGCGGGCGGTGCGCGCGGAGCCGGCGGACGCGGAGGCGATGGGTCGGTACGCGACTTTCCTGTGGAAAGCGCGCAATGACCTCGCGGCCGCGGAGGAGACGTACCAggaggccatcgccgccgaACCCAGCAACTCGCACCACGCGGCAGCCTACGCGCACTTCCTCTGGAACACGGGCGGCGATGACACATGCTACCCCCTCGACTGA